The genomic interval GGGTTCTGCGCGACGTGGTCTTTGACCGTCTTGAAGAACTCCGGAAGCCCTGGGTAGAATTCGAGGGCGGCGCCCAGCCGCCGCAGCAGCTTGTTGTCCAGTCCGGCGAAGATCCCGCTTCGGACGTAGGTCAGGATGTGATTGAGATACAGCGTGTCTTTGGAGATCAACTCGAGGCCGTGCTTCCTATAGAAGGCCGGCAGTCCGTCGACCTCGCGCCAGAATTTGTCCCCGTCCACACCGTAGTGGCGGAACAGCGGAGCCTGCATGTAGTCTGGGATCAGCGTCTTGTCGAAATCCCAAATCACCGCGATAATCGTTTGTCTGAACAGGTTCTGGGACATGGCCGTCCCTCCGTCCGCGGGTCGCGCAAGAGATCGCATGCCCAAAACGCCAGCCAACCACGACATTCCCCGTCCCCGCTGGCGCCGGGGCGTGGATCGCGTCTCGATTCTAGCGAGGCCGCACCGGCATCCGGTACCCACAGTGTACCTCCTGCGCGCCGAGGCGAGGCGGGCCCGCCCCCAGCAGGGGGCGCACAGGTGTCCGCGGGCGGGAAGAGGAGCTTCGTCGAAATACCCCCTGCACGGTCGGGTGCAATTCACCGCGCGCAGAGGAGGGCAGGGTGAAAGTCTATATCGGCACGGACATGGAGGGGATCGCGGGCATCGTGGATCGGGCGCAGATCTCACCCCCGGGCCTGGATCTCGATCGGGGGCGGCGGCTGCTCACCGAGGAGACCAACGCCGCGATACGCGGCGCGCGCGCGGCGGGGGCCACCGAGGTGGTGGTCTCAGGCGGTCACGGCGGCAACGGCATGCGCAACATCATCGACGAACGGCTGCACGAGGCGGCGTGGCTCGTCAGCGGGGACACCCGCAGGTCGATGATGGAGGGGCTCGACGCGAGCTTCCAGGCGGTGGTGCTGATCGGGTACCACACGCGGCACGGACGGCACGGCGTCCTCGATCACACGATCACCGCGCGGGACATCTACGAGATCAGGGTGCGGGGCCGCCCGATCGGCGAGATCGGGCTGAACGGTCTCGCCGCGGGGCGGCACGGCGTGCCCGTGGTGTTGGTCAGCGGTGACGACCGGCTCTCGGCCGAGACGCGGGAATGGTTCCCGTGGGCCGTGCCGGTCGTTGTGAAGCACGCGATCGGTCGGCACGCGGCGCGGTGCATGCATCCGGCGCGCGCCCAGCGTCTCATCGAGCAGGCGACCGCGGACGCGTTGGGGAGCCTGGATCGTATGCGTCCGCTCACCGCCGCGCCGCCGGTGGCGGTGGAGGTGCAGTTCAAGCGCACGGCGCATGCCGACGAGGCCGAGCGCGCCCCCGGCGCGGAGCGGGCGGACGATTGTACCGTGCGCACGAATGCGCCCGACGCTGGCGCCGCGCTGCGGTTCGTGCAGACGTGCATCAAGCTGGGCGCCATCGCGCAAAACGCGCCGATGCGCTGAGGGGAGGACGACGGTGAAGGTATACATTTCCG from bacterium carries:
- a CDS encoding M55 family metallopeptidase codes for the protein MKVYIGTDMEGIAGIVDRAQISPPGLDLDRGRRLLTEETNAAIRGARAAGATEVVVSGGHGGNGMRNIIDERLHEAAWLVSGDTRRSMMEGLDASFQAVVLIGYHTRHGRHGVLDHTITARDIYEIRVRGRPIGEIGLNGLAAGRHGVPVVLVSGDDRLSAETREWFPWAVPVVVKHAIGRHAARCMHPARAQRLIEQATADALGSLDRMRPLTAAPPVAVEVQFKRTAHADEAERAPGAERADDCTVRTNAPDAGAALRFVQTCIKLGAIAQNAPMR